GCGGCAAAAGGTAAAACGCCAGGAGAGGCCAAGCGCCAGAAGCTTTTGCTTCAATTCTCAGGCGTGTTCGTTGCTGCGCGTTCACAGAATACTTTTCGATACAGCTACCGTTCCATCTTCCCTTTCGTGCGACGCAagtcgcggtcgcctccaCCTCGACGCCTAGGCAAAGAGGCGCGAACCAGATTACTAAACTCTGCGAACTGACTCGGCATAATATTCCCAAACCTGTACATCTTTATACCGCTACACTCAGACGAGGGCTGTGTTTACATGGCACGGTTCTGGATGAAGTTGCTAGAATTTTTATTTTTTAGCCTGACGTTGGCGGCGACCGAGAATCCGCCGAAAAGCCGCTGTACGTACGGCAGATCACTGCAGTTACGAGACACTCGAAGCAAAAATctccgcagaagacgaaaatCGAGAAAGCTTTCATGGAATGCAGGCAAGCCCGCAGTTGCCACCAGTGCGTCAGATTAAAGACACGAAGGGCAATCTCATATAATACAGGTAAGTCACAAGTTATTTCCTTCCTCGTCAAGCTCATCCCTGTAAGTGGTGCAGCCCTCCACAGTCGGAACCGAGAAGACCTCTGCGATGAAGAGGAACTCGGACGCCCGCTCGCCCCTCGTCCTGCTTGaaagcgcctgctgcctttCTTTCCATGACTGTCTGCGTCCAGACCCTAAACTGGTTCGCAAGAAAATTCGCGGTGTCCACACCTCAGTTTCTGCGTGCGGGTCCCCAGGGGAAAGTTCCTTTCATTCGCAGCCTTCGCTTTGCCGCGAAATCGCAGCTCGCTGACCTTGCCTCGCCAACGTTCTTCCGCctttccgccgtcgcgtcccAACCCTTCTTGCAGCGGCGTATTCGCGCGACTTAGACAGCACGGTCAACGAGCAGCCGCCTGCATGTAGGACCAACCCCGGCCTTCGTGGAGAAAAACAGATGAGAGGATGCCTGTACACGTAAAGAGACGGTGGCCGTTTCGCTTGTCTCTCGCAACAACTGCCTTTCGATGCTGCACGCAGCATCGCTTGCGTTCTTtggcgccgcgagcagacCCCGtggcctctctgtctcttgtTTCTTCTCGACAGGGCAAAAGAAGGTTAAAGTTAATTGTTatctgtcgccgcggccaCAAGGCGCAGAAGGTGCAAAAAGATGGTGATGATGTCGACGTAGATCatgagcgcggcgacgatgTAGTCGTCTTCGCTCAGCCGCAGCTTCCCGCGGCCTATCACGAGCTGCGTGTCGACGACTAGGTAGATCGAGAAGacaaggagggcgaggctggAATACAGGATCTGTGCCCACTTAGGAAGGATGAAGCAGAACAACCCGAAGATCATCAGATTCAGCATGAGGATGAAGAGAATGCCGACCCAGGACGTGAAGTCATACTTCACTTGGCACGCAAAGAGCGACAAGCCGATAGTGATCGCCGCAGTGCCAGCTACCGCAATCAACACCGTCTTCTCGCTGTAGTGCGACGTTAtcgcgccgacgaggacTGACTCCGCCACCGTGAAGACAAACAGCAGCAAGTAGTTGACTGGAAATCGGCGGGATGCGGATTCGCAACACACCAGCGGAATCGAAGTGACAAGAAGCAGAACTGCAACACAGGCAGACACAAGCGCGCACAAGAAACGCTTCAGTTTACCCTCCCtcgagacgacgcggcttCAGAAGGGCGCGCGCCCGACGACAGTGACTGCAGCGAAGTGCAGAGAGCTCAGATAACCGTGTAAAACAAACAACGCAAGAGACATGAGGCACTGCCGGGGCTGAAACGGCCGACCCACACGGACAATAGGCACTTTGGAACGAAGGAAAAGGTAACAATCCGGGCTCCAGGCGCCGACTGGTGGCCTGCAGAGTCCTCGAATCTGCGGCGGTCCCTCTCTGGGGGTAGGTCGATCTTCAATGGAAACGCGACCCGCTACCCTCCCGAGAGCAAAGCAGGCGCTGAGGTGTGAGGACGGGCTAAAAAGAACTGGATTCCAACACGTTTGGGCGAGATCGCGAAACCGCCAAATAGACGCGAGCTCCAAGCCTCTGccccctgcgtctgccgcagcccGCAGACTGAAACCAGCTTGTTTCGCGCATACTAGATCCGAAACCACGCAACTCGCAGAGAATAGTGTGGCGGTAATCGTGGGGCTACGCATTTATCGTCAGCACTCACCCGAAGCAGCGATCATGACAGGCTGGCCATGGAGCAGAAACCACGCCTGAACGGGTTTGACGAACAGGAAGAGCGCGGTGACGCCGGCCGTAGCGATCAGCTGCATCGCGATAATCCCATAGACTTTTCTGGAAACACCAAGAGACAGTCACGTCACGGGAATGAAGCACAGCCATCGAAGGGCCGGGTGATTCAGTGGGAAAGGGGGATTCCATGCTGGAACGCTCGAGACACAACGACAGTCCGTGGTTCGACaagctgcgcctctcccacAGAGTGCCCTCCCAGTGGCGCTCTCCCCTTACAAGATGGCATACTcgtgcagctgcgccagggGACACACAGAAATACACGTCTCAACATACACGAAACGCCTGCCCGAGGCGATGGCGggcgcagctcgtcgagcACGCGGCTGCATCTCCACAGCTGAAGCCACGCCTGCGTGGCATAAACTCTAATGTGTGACGAGTGACTACGGGCTCCGCCTTGAACAGAGCCCAACCAGCTGATGGGCTGCATACTTCTTGAAACTGAGAGAGCGCCCGGCGTGCGGTCAGACACAGCATGCAAAGTTGAACACCGCTACAGGATTCTACACCGCCAACGGCGCGCCCCAAAACCCCTTCTCCTGAAAGTCCCTTGAGAATAGGGATGAGAACCTACCGTATGAACCCTTGCCGAATCTCCTTGGTGAAAATCTTCTCGTCTATCTCTTCTTGTGCCGTcctcgcagctcctccgATCTCGGGGTCATAAAAAGAAGAAGTCCGCCCGGTCGGTACGGGGCCGACGCCCGTGGCCACTGAACGCTCAGACTTTGTGTCCATCATGCCCACAAGGAAAGATTTGCAGTGAGATGCAGCGACGAAAACGGAAGGTACGCAGAACAGCGAACGCCTGCGACGCCCAACACCGCAATGCAGCGACGCTTCGGCAGTTGCACGGAAGCGGGGACGGGACCGTAACAGAGGTTCAATAGCTCACCAAATGAACTTCTAGCTAAATGTTCAACGCTAAAGAGGAGTGCAAGTACGCAAAATGACGAGGGTAATTCATAAAGAACGCATCGTAAAGttaggcgcgcgcagcggcaacGGTTGGCTGTCCGCTCGAAAACACCGCGTGTCCGTCCAGTCTCTCAGTGGCTTTTCGGCCGCAAAGGATATCAGTCGATCCACCTCAGAAAATCGACGGACGAGGGTTAAGTAACTGACTCAATAGTAACCACAGCCGGGCACTGCGGAATCTGTTGTGTCTGGCTTctcggcaggcgcgcagaacAAACGCGGAAAATGCGTGTGGGTGTGGCTGTTTTACTCGGCAATACGTGCATGGAAAGTCAAAGGCTTAAACCTTTTCCCATACGCGTGGATCCAAGAAAAAAGCAAGTATCTTCGGAGGGCTTGTTTCTCGTTTGCTCTCGAGTGTTTGTCGAGAGACGAAAATTCAGAACACGGGGCAGGATCGTGAGTTGCGACCCGCAGACACCACAGCGACGAGCAACGCTAGAAAGCACGCGAAGCCACGGGAGGGAGTGACTACACAACCGCTCTGCATGTAATTATCGATACTCCCGCTCTGTTCCTAGCCGAAACAAACGTTGTAGAGCCGACGGCATGAGATATGAATCATGGCCACAAATTTCATTGTAGGTTCATCGAATAACGGGGACGGGAAAACCGCAAGTGCACCATGCTCCCTCAATTGCCAACATCCGTGGTGTGCACCAGCGACATCTGCCACGCCCGGGGGCCAGTTGCACGGGTAAACGGGGTAAAGTAAAATAGGCCATCTCTGGGAAATTTTCCGCCTGAGGCGGCCCCATCCCCTCGCTCAAGAGGAACAGCGGGGAAAGTCTGAGCCGTCCACGTTGCAATCGCAAGACACCCCAGAGTTTGCAGTGTCGCcagcgcgccctgcgcaaTTACCGATGCGAACCGCATAGCTGTAGCCTGCATGGCGTCCATTTTCCTGAGATGTGGAACTCGGGTCACCATTAGCTGTAGGACTTGTACCTTTCCAAGATGTCGTTTTGCACGAAATAGGTGGCAGGAGGCAAACGCCGTCGGTCTTCGAACGGCGGTCTCGGTACCCGGCCTCTCACTCATATGCCTGCAATTCCGGTTTTAAGATTTATGTTCTTGAAACGGTTCTCCTCAACAATTGGGTAGCAACGGGCCGGCGCCCTACAGCACTCCGGGTTCAATGCGCAGACTTGAAGTAACCCGTACGCAAGGTTTCCTGCATTTTGACTGTTCGCGACAAACTGTCGTCCAATTTGGGTTACTGTCGTCACGGGCTGAATCGCAGAGTCGATCCGGCTGAAGAGCAACTCCTTGAAGTAGTCGATGTGCTGCGAATCCAAGGGCGCCACAGGAGGGTGAGCACATAGCTAGTGGAAGCAGTGCACAGGTTGTTCAGTACTACACAGCGCGACATCGGAAGGAAAGCGGGCATTGCTGACTAACCGAAGAGGCTGTCGCATGCCGTCATCGACCTCGGTGCGAGCCTCCCAAGGTTCCACGTTACCCTGAGAGGTGCAGTACCCCAAGCCGGTGCGCGTTTTTGGTGAGAGCAGGCTGGAATGCAGAAGTTACTCTGGCTTTTTCCCAATGCTTACCTCCCTAATGCTCCGTGACGAGTAGAAAATAGGCGCGTAAAATATCGCTTGCTTCTCCATATCACGACTTAGCACTTCATCTCTGCGCGCGATGGCTTCGCCGCGAACAGCCAAAATTGGGAAGGAGTAGAGAACTGTTGTGTTAAAGATTACATCATACACGGAAAAGGGCGCATCGTATACCCACGATGCCAATTCGTTATAGATCCTCTGATACCCttcagcctcctcgcgcttccaACCCCATCCCTGTGGAGGGTTTTCTTTGAAGTCCCGCCATCCGTCAACCCACAACCTCCAGGAACGAACAGCTGTACCCCAGAACAACTCCTGCAGTCTGCCGAAAACCCTGGGTGGCGTGGCAGCAACAATCTTGTTTCTTGTCTCCTCATCTAAAACCGACTGAAGGAACTCTGTGACCGTATCGACACCGATTGTCTCGTTGATTGGGGAGGTTACGTTGCGAATCAACGGGAAAAGGTTTGTCACGTTGCCTAGGTTGGAATAGTAGTTTGTGAGGGCCGGAAGTGGAGATGGGTTCGTCGGTAGGAGTTGACTGGTGTTCATATAGGGAGTATCGGCGGAAAAACTTGAGTTATACAGAGGCAAAATAAACGGAAGGGAACCCACTGATGTAGCAGTGCTTGAAGGATG
Above is a window of Besnoitia besnoiti strain Bb-Ger1 chromosome Unknown contig00007, whole genome shotgun sequence DNA encoding:
- a CDS encoding nmda receptor glutamate-binding chain (encoded by transcript BESB_070430), which codes for MDTKSERSVATGVGPVPTGRTSSFYDPEIGGAARTAQEEIDEKIFTKEIRQGFIRKVYGIIAMQLIATAGVTALFLFVKPVQAWFLLHGQPVMIAASVLLLVTSIPLVCCESASRRFPVNYLLLFVFTVAESVLVGAITSHYSEKTVLIAVAGTAAITIGLSLFACQVKYDFTSWVGILFILMLNLMIFGLFCFILPKWAQILYSSLALLVFSIYLVVDTQLVIGRGKLRLSEDDYIVAALMIYVDIITIFLHLLRLVAAATDNN
- a CDS encoding uncharacterized protein (encoded by transcript BESB_070440); amino-acid sequence: MLVPPRRAEQLQTPSSIRSSPLAYSTHHLTGKAADQHQKQLLMPRSSELGGHAQQVRSSNVAPTALGPDARYLNHSDHGDGQVPSSEGQDELDGRDRGAHYGQHVQEQLGSPTQGLTADQPETKGIGTDAVRKQLARANQLKQLQSALKQIEALPVSQGHSNLSPQRREMFLDSLREKESNNTASVYSPEDSRPVEAKVKGTSLRAYHMQNLTDFQQPPIHPSSTATSVGSLPFILPLYNSSFSADTPYMNTSQLLPTNPSPLPALTNYYSNLGNVTNLFPLIRNVTSPINETIGVDTVTEFLQSVLDEETRNKIVAATPPRVFGRLQELFWGTAVRSWRLWVDGWRDFKENPPQGWGWKREEAEGYQRIYNELASWVYDAPFSVYDVIFNTTVLYSFPILAVRGEAIARRDEVLSRDMEKQAIFYAPIFYSSRSIREHIDYFKELLFSRIDSAIQPVTTVTQIGRQFVANSQNAGNLAYGLLQVCALNPECCRAPARCYPIVEENRFKNINLKTGIAGI